A genomic stretch from Aedes albopictus strain Foshan chromosome 2, AalbF5, whole genome shotgun sequence includes:
- the LOC115255464 gene encoding probable GDP-L-fucose synthase, whose amino-acid sequence MTKNVLVTGGTGLVGKAIETVIKDEKPTDEKWVFVGSKDADLTDIQSTRAMFEKHQPTHVIHLAAMVGGLFHNMNNNLDFLRKNIQINDNVLLLSHEFKVHKVVSCLSTCIFPDKTSYPIDETMIHNGPPHDSNFGYSYAKRLIDITNRAYNQQHGDMFTSVVPCNVFGPYDNYTPGVSHVIPGMIHRLHEIMYLKDPEKPQEEKVFTVFGTGKPLRQFIYSIDLAKLFIWVLRSYESVDPIVLSVDEEAEVSIAQLAESLVKAFDFKGKIEFDTSKADGQYKKTASNAKLRKLLPDFKFTDFDRAIKESVQWYVENYDHARK is encoded by the exons ATGACGAAGAACGTATTGGTAACGGGAGGAACCGGACTTGTGGGAAAAGCAATTGAAACGGTAATCAAGGACGAGAAGCCTACCGACGAGAAGTGGGTATTTGTTGGTTCGAAGGATGCAGATCTCAC AGATATACAGTCGACGCGGGCAATGTTCGAGAAACACCAACCAACGCATGTGATCCACCTGGCAGCAATGGTGGGTGGCCTGTTCCACAACATGAACAACAACTTGGATTTTTTACGCAAAAACATCCAAATCAACGACAACGTGTTGCTGTTAAGCCACGAGTTCAAAGTGCACAAGGTGGTTTCCTGCTTGTCAACGTGTATCTTTCCGGACAAGACCAGTTATCCCATTGATGAGACTATG ATCCACAACGGTCCACCGCATGATTCCAACTTTGGATACAGCTACGCCAAGCGGTTGATCGACATCACCAATCGGGCTTACAATCAACAACATGGCGACATGTTCACCTCAGTTGTTCCGTGCAACGTGTTCGGTCCGTACGATAACTATACTCCCGGAGTAAGCCACGTCATTCCCGGAATGATCCATCGATTGCATGAGATCATGTATCTGAAAGATCCGGAG AAACCTCAAGAGGAGAAAGTGTTCACGGTGTTCGGAACAGGCAAACCTCTGCGACAGTTCATCTATTCCATCGACTTGGCGAAACTTTTCATCTGGGTTCTAAGAAGTTACGAGAGCGTTGACCCCATTGTGCTTTCGGTGGACGAGGAAGCCGAAGTATCGATTGCTCAGCTGGCTGAGTCATTGGTGAAAGCTTTCGATTTTAAGGGCAAGATCGAATTCGATACCAGTAAAGCGGACGGACAGTACAAGAAAACGGCGTCGAATGCCAAGCTACGGAAGCTACTGCCAGATTTTAAATTTACTGACTTTGATAGGGCTATCAAGGAATCGGTTCAATGGTACGTTGAAAATTATGATCATGCTCGAAAATGA